In Neofelis nebulosa isolate mNeoNeb1 chromosome 7, mNeoNeb1.pri, whole genome shotgun sequence, the following proteins share a genomic window:
- the VIPAS39 gene encoding spermatogenesis-defective protein 39 homolog isoform X1, protein MNRTKGDEEEYWNSSKFKAFTFDDEDDELSQLKESKRAVNSLRDFVDDDDDDDLERVSWSGEPVGSISWSIKETAGNSGSNQEGREQLKSRNSFSSYAQLPKPTSTYSLSSFFRGRTRPGSFQSLSDALSDTPAKSYAPELGRPKGEYRDYSNDWSPSDTVRRLRKGKACSLERFRSLQDKLQLLEEAVSMHDGNVITAVLIFLKRTLSKDILFRELEVRQVALRHLIHFLKEIGDQKLLLDLFRFLDRTEELALSHYREHLNIQDPEKRKEFLKTCIGLPFSAEDSAHIQDHYTLLERQIIIEANDRHLESAGQTEIFRKHPRKASILNMPLVTTLFYSCFYHYTEAEGTFSSPVNLKKTFKIPDKQYVLTALAARAKLRAWHDVDALFTTKNWLGYTKKRAPIGFHRVVEILHKNSAPVQILQEYVNLVEDADTKLNLATKFKCHDVVIDTCRDLKDRQQLLAYRSKVDKGSAEEEKIDAILNSSQIRWKN, encoded by the exons ATGAATCGGACAAAAGGTGATGAGGAGGAGTATTGGAACAGCTCCAAGTTCAAGGCTTTCACctttgatgatgaagatgatgaacTGTCACAG TTAAAGGAATCCAAGAGAGCAGTAAATAGTCTTCGAGACTTcgtggatgatgatgatgatgatgacctGGAGAGAGTCAGCTGGAGTGGGGAGCCAGTGGGAA GTATCTCATGGTCCATCAAAGAGACTGCTGGTAACAGTGGGTCAAACCAGGAGGGGCGTGAACAGCTCAAGAGCCGAAACAGCTTCTCCTCCTATGCACAATTACCCAAACCTACTTCTACCTACTCCCTGAGCAGCTTTTTTAGAG GGAGAACTAGACCTGGAAGTTTCCAGTCCCTTTCAGATG CTCTGTCGGACACACCTGCCAAAAGCTATGCTCCAGAGCTGGGCAGACCTAAGGGGGAGTACAGG GATTATAGCAATGACTGGAGCCCCAGTGACACAGTGCGACGCCTTCGGAAGGGCAAG GCCTGCTCACTAGAAAGATTCCGCTCCTTACAGGACAAGCTACAACTCCTAGAGGAAGCAGTAAGCATGCATGATGGAAATGTCATTACTGCA GTTCTGATCTTCCTGAAGAGGACACTGAGCAAAG ATATCCTCTTCCGAGAGCTGGAGGTGCGACAGGTTGCTTTGAGACATCTCATTCACTTCCTTAAAGAAATAGGGGATCAAAAGTTGCTTTTAGACCTCTTCAG GTTCCTAGATAGAACAGAAGAGCTTGCG ctgTCTCATTATCGAGAGCACTTGAACATTCAGGACCCCGAGAAACGAAAAGAATTTCTTAAGACCTGCATTGG TTTGCCATTTTCAGCAGAAGATTCTGCACATATTCAAGACCATTACACCCTCCTGGAACGTCAGATCATTATTGAG GCAAATGATCGGCATCTAGAATCAGCAGGACAGACTGAGATCTTCCGGAAGCACCCCCGCAAAGCTTCTATCCTCAACATGCCATTAGTGACCACGCTTTTCTACTCCTGCTTCTACCATTACACGGAGGCTGAG GGGACGTTCAGCAGTCCAGTCAACCTGAAGAAGACATTTAAG ATCCCAGATAAACAGTATGTGCTGACGGCCCTGGCCGCTCGTGCCAAGCTTCGGGCCTGGCATGATGTAGATGCCCTCTTTACCACAAAG AACTGGCTGGGCTACACCAAGAAGAGAGCGCCCATTGGCTTCCATCGGGTTGTAGAAATTTTGCACAAGAATAGTGCCCCTGTCCAG ATATTACAAGAGTATGTTAATCTGGTGGAAGATGCGGACACAAAGTTGAACTTAGCCACCAAATTCAAGTGCCATGATGTCGTCATTGAT ACTTGCCGGGACCTGAAGGATCGTCAGCAGTTGCTAGCATACAGGAGTAAAGTGGATAAAGgatctgcagaggaggagaagaTTGATGCCATTCTGAATAGCTCG CAAATTCGATGGAAGAATTAA
- the AHSA1 gene encoding activator of 90 kDa heat shock protein ATPase homolog 1 has protein sequence MAKWGEGDPRWIVEERADATNVNNWHWTERDASNWSTDKLKTLFLAVRVQNEEGKCEVTEVNKLDGEASINNRKGKLIFFYEWSIKLNWTGTSKSGVQYKGHVEIPNLSDENSVDEVEISVSLAKDEPDTNLVALMKEEGVKLLREAMGIYISTLKTEFTQGMILPTMNGESVDPAGQPALKTEERKAKSAPSKTQARPVGVKIPTCKITLRETFLTSPEELYRVFTTQELVQAFTHAPAMLEADKGGKFHLVDGNVSGEFTDLVPEKLIVMKWRFKSWPEGHFATITLTFIDKNGETELCMEGRGIPAPEEERTRQGWQRYYFEGIKQTFGYGARLF, from the exons ATGGCCAAGTGGGGTGAGGGCGACCCACGCTGGATCGTGGAGGAGCGGGCGGACGCCACCAACGTCAACAACTGGCACTG GACAGAGAGGGATGCTTCAAACTGGTCCACGGATAAGCTGAAAACGCTGTTCCTGGCAGTGCGGGTGCAAAATGAGGAAGGCAAGTGTGAGGTGACAGAAGTGAATAAGCTTGATGGAGAGGCATCCATTAACAATCGCAAAGGCAAACTTATCTTCTTTTATGAATGGAGCATCAAACTAAACTGGACAG GTACCTCTAAGTCTGGAGTACAGTACAAGGGACATGTGGAGATCCCCAATTTGTCTgatgaaaacagtgtggatgaaGTAGAG ATTAGTGTGAGCCTTGCCAAAGATGAGCCTGACACAAATCTCGTGGCCTTAATGAAGGAAGAAGGGGTGAAACTCCTAAGAGAAGCAATGGGAATTTACATCAGCACCCTCAAAACAG agttcACGCAGGGCATGATCTTGCCTACAATGAACGGAGAGTCAGTAGACCCAGCCGGGCAGCCAGCACTGAAAACTGAGGAGCGCAAG GCTAAGTCTGCTCCTTCAAAAACCCAGGCCAGACCTGTTGGTGTCAAAATCCCCACTTGTAAGATCACCCTTAGAGAAACCTTCCTGACATCACCAGAGGAGCTGTATAGAGTCTTTACCACCCAAGAG CTCGTTCAGGCCTTTACCCATGCTCCTGCAATGTTAGAAGCAGACAAAGGTGGGAAGTTTCACCTGGTAGATGGCAACGTCTCTGGGGAATTCACTGATCTG GTCCCTGAGAAACTTATTGTGATGAAGTGGAGGTTTAAATCTTGGCCAGAAG ggcaTTTTGCCACCATCACCTTGACCTTCATAGACAAGAATGGAGAGACTGAGCTGTGCATGGAAGGCAGAGGCATCCCTGCCCCCGAGGAAGAGAGGACACGGCAGGGTTGGCAGCGGTACTACTTTGAGGGCATCAAACAGACCTTTGGCTATGGCGCACGCTTATTTTAG
- the VIPAS39 gene encoding spermatogenesis-defective protein 39 homolog isoform X2, whose amino-acid sequence MNRTKGDEEEYWNSSKFKAFTFDDEDDELSQLKESKRAVNSLRDFVDDDDDDDLERVSWSGEPVGSISWSIKETAGNSGSNQEGREQLKSRNSFSSYAQLPKPTSTYSLSSFFRGRTRPGSFQSLSDALSDTPAKSYAPELGRPKGEYRDYSNDWSPSDTVRRLRKGKACSLERFRSLQDKLQLLEEAVSMHDGNVITAVLIFLKRTLSKDILFRELEVRQVALRHLIHFLKEIGDQKLLLDLFRFLDRTEELALSHYREHLNIQDPEKRKEFLKTCIGLPFSAEDSAHIQDHYTLLERQIIIEANDRHLESAGQTEIFRKHPRKASILNMPLVTTLFYSCFYHYTEAEGTFSSPVNLKKTFKIPDKQYVLTALAARAKLRAWHDVDALFTTKNWLGYTKKRAPIGFHRVVEILHKNSAPVQTCRDLKDRQQLLAYRSKVDKGSAEEEKIDAILNSSQIRWKN is encoded by the exons ATGAATCGGACAAAAGGTGATGAGGAGGAGTATTGGAACAGCTCCAAGTTCAAGGCTTTCACctttgatgatgaagatgatgaacTGTCACAG TTAAAGGAATCCAAGAGAGCAGTAAATAGTCTTCGAGACTTcgtggatgatgatgatgatgatgacctGGAGAGAGTCAGCTGGAGTGGGGAGCCAGTGGGAA GTATCTCATGGTCCATCAAAGAGACTGCTGGTAACAGTGGGTCAAACCAGGAGGGGCGTGAACAGCTCAAGAGCCGAAACAGCTTCTCCTCCTATGCACAATTACCCAAACCTACTTCTACCTACTCCCTGAGCAGCTTTTTTAGAG GGAGAACTAGACCTGGAAGTTTCCAGTCCCTTTCAGATG CTCTGTCGGACACACCTGCCAAAAGCTATGCTCCAGAGCTGGGCAGACCTAAGGGGGAGTACAGG GATTATAGCAATGACTGGAGCCCCAGTGACACAGTGCGACGCCTTCGGAAGGGCAAG GCCTGCTCACTAGAAAGATTCCGCTCCTTACAGGACAAGCTACAACTCCTAGAGGAAGCAGTAAGCATGCATGATGGAAATGTCATTACTGCA GTTCTGATCTTCCTGAAGAGGACACTGAGCAAAG ATATCCTCTTCCGAGAGCTGGAGGTGCGACAGGTTGCTTTGAGACATCTCATTCACTTCCTTAAAGAAATAGGGGATCAAAAGTTGCTTTTAGACCTCTTCAG GTTCCTAGATAGAACAGAAGAGCTTGCG ctgTCTCATTATCGAGAGCACTTGAACATTCAGGACCCCGAGAAACGAAAAGAATTTCTTAAGACCTGCATTGG TTTGCCATTTTCAGCAGAAGATTCTGCACATATTCAAGACCATTACACCCTCCTGGAACGTCAGATCATTATTGAG GCAAATGATCGGCATCTAGAATCAGCAGGACAGACTGAGATCTTCCGGAAGCACCCCCGCAAAGCTTCTATCCTCAACATGCCATTAGTGACCACGCTTTTCTACTCCTGCTTCTACCATTACACGGAGGCTGAG GGGACGTTCAGCAGTCCAGTCAACCTGAAGAAGACATTTAAG ATCCCAGATAAACAGTATGTGCTGACGGCCCTGGCCGCTCGTGCCAAGCTTCGGGCCTGGCATGATGTAGATGCCCTCTTTACCACAAAG AACTGGCTGGGCTACACCAAGAAGAGAGCGCCCATTGGCTTCCATCGGGTTGTAGAAATTTTGCACAAGAATAGTGCCCCTGTCCAG ACTTGCCGGGACCTGAAGGATCGTCAGCAGTTGCTAGCATACAGGAGTAAAGTGGATAAAGgatctgcagaggaggagaagaTTGATGCCATTCTGAATAGCTCG CAAATTCGATGGAAGAATTAA